Proteins from a single region of Streptomyces spinoverrucosus:
- a CDS encoding NAD(P)/FAD-dependent oxidoreductase, whose protein sequence is MAPSAMSRGNNDNWTKSLSDAQPVAYWLDDPGRPHPEPALTGAETCDLLVVGGGYSGLWTALNAKERDPGRDVVLLEGREVGWAASGRNGGFCAASLTHGLPNGLTRWPDEIHKLQELGARNLDGIEAAVARHSIDCDFERTGEIDVATETYQAWELRDWYEEMEREGLADGVEFLDAEAVRAQVDSPTFQAGLWDHRGVAMLNPAKLAWGLKRACLDLGVRVYEHTPALTLKPYGPGMAVRTPYGQVRARKVALGTNIFPSLIRRVRAYTVPVYDYALMTEPLTAEQLGAIGWKNRQGLGDSANQFHYFRLSADNRVLWGGYDAIYPYGGRVRAEYDDRPETYAKLAGHFFTCFPQLEGVRFTHAWGGAIDTCSRFSAFFGTAHAGKVAYAAGYTGLGVGATRFGADVMLDLLAGERTERTELEMVRRKPLPFPPEPFAWTGIALTKWSLARADAHGGRRNLWLRTMDRLGLGFDS, encoded by the coding sequence ATGGCCCCGAGCGCCATGAGCCGTGGCAATAACGACAACTGGACGAAGTCCCTTTCCGACGCCCAGCCGGTCGCGTACTGGCTGGACGACCCCGGCAGGCCGCACCCCGAGCCCGCGCTGACCGGCGCCGAGACCTGCGACCTGCTGGTCGTCGGCGGCGGCTACAGCGGACTGTGGACCGCGCTGAACGCCAAGGAGCGCGACCCCGGGCGCGATGTCGTCCTGCTGGAGGGCCGCGAGGTGGGCTGGGCCGCCTCCGGCCGCAACGGCGGCTTCTGCGCCGCCTCCCTCACCCATGGCCTGCCCAACGGCCTGACCCGCTGGCCCGACGAGATCCACAAGCTCCAGGAGCTGGGCGCCCGCAACCTCGACGGCATCGAGGCGGCGGTCGCCCGCCACTCCATCGACTGCGACTTCGAGCGCACCGGCGAGATCGACGTCGCCACCGAGACGTACCAGGCGTGGGAACTGCGCGACTGGTACGAGGAGATGGAGCGCGAAGGCCTCGCGGACGGCGTGGAGTTCCTGGATGCCGAGGCGGTAAGGGCACAGGTCGACTCACCGACTTTCCAGGCCGGCCTCTGGGACCACCGGGGCGTCGCCATGCTCAACCCGGCCAAGCTCGCCTGGGGGCTGAAGCGCGCCTGCCTCGACCTCGGCGTGCGCGTCTACGAGCACACCCCCGCCCTCACCCTGAAGCCGTACGGCCCCGGAATGGCCGTACGCACGCCTTACGGCCAGGTCCGCGCCCGCAAGGTCGCGCTCGGCACAAACATCTTCCCCAGCCTGATCAGACGCGTCCGCGCGTACACCGTCCCGGTCTACGACTACGCCCTGATGACCGAACCGCTCACCGCCGAGCAGCTCGGGGCGATCGGCTGGAAGAACCGGCAGGGCCTCGGGGACAGCGCCAACCAGTTCCACTACTTCCGGCTGTCCGCCGATAACCGCGTCCTGTGGGGCGGCTACGACGCGATCTACCCGTACGGCGGCCGGGTGCGCGCCGAGTACGACGACCGCCCCGAGACGTACGCCAAGCTCGCCGGGCACTTCTTCACCTGCTTCCCGCAGCTGGAGGGCGTCCGCTTCACCCACGCCTGGGGCGGCGCGATCGACACCTGCTCGCGCTTCTCGGCGTTCTTCGGCACGGCACACGCCGGGAAGGTCGCCTACGCGGCGGGCTACACGGGCCTCGGCGTTGGCGCCACCCGCTTCGGCGCCGACGTGATGCTGGATCTGCTGGCGGGGGAGCGGACCGAGCGCACGGAGCTGGAGATGGTGCGCAGGAAGCCGCTGCCGTTCCCGCCTGAGCCGTTCGCGTGGACCGGTATCGCCCTCACCAAGTGGTCGCTGGCCAGGGCTGACGCCCACGGCGGGCGGCGCAACCTGTGGCTGCGGACCATGGACCGGCTGGGGCTCGGCTTCGACAGCTGA
- a CDS encoding ABC transporter permease, with protein sequence MAFVNWLKRHLVVIAGLFTLGFLLLPNVIVTVFSFNKPKGRFNYEWQEFSTDAWRDPCGVADLCGSLSLSLQIALWATLGATVLGAMIAFALVRYRFRARGAVNSLIFLPMAMPEVVMAASLLTLFLNMGVQLGFWTILIAHIMFCLSFVVTAVKARVMSMDPRLEEAARDLYAGPFQTFVRVTLPIAAPGIAAGALLAFALSFDDFIITNFNAGSTVTFPMFVWGSAQRGTPVQINVIGTAMFVVAVLFVLASMAIGSRRKRQKA encoded by the coding sequence ATGGCCTTCGTCAACTGGCTCAAGCGCCATCTCGTCGTCATCGCGGGACTGTTCACGCTCGGATTCCTGCTGCTGCCGAACGTCATCGTGACGGTCTTCTCCTTCAACAAACCGAAGGGCCGTTTCAACTACGAGTGGCAGGAGTTCTCCACGGACGCCTGGCGGGATCCGTGCGGTGTCGCCGACCTGTGCGGCTCGCTCTCCCTCAGCCTCCAGATCGCGCTGTGGGCGACGCTGGGCGCGACGGTCCTCGGCGCGATGATCGCCTTCGCGCTGGTGCGGTACCGCTTCCGCGCGCGGGGGGCCGTCAACTCGCTGATCTTCCTGCCCATGGCGATGCCCGAGGTCGTCATGGCGGCCTCACTGCTGACGCTCTTCCTCAACATGGGTGTGCAGTTGGGATTCTGGACGATCCTGATCGCGCACATCATGTTCTGCCTCAGCTTCGTCGTGACGGCCGTCAAGGCGCGCGTGATGTCGATGGACCCGAGGCTGGAGGAGGCCGCGCGCGATCTGTACGCCGGCCCGTTCCAGACCTTCGTGCGGGTCACCCTGCCGATCGCCGCCCCCGGAATCGCCGCGGGCGCGCTGCTCGCCTTCGCGCTCTCCTTCGACGATTTCATCATCACCAATTTCAACGCGGGTTCGACCGTCACCTTCCCCATGTTCGTCTGGGGCTCGGCGCAGCGCGGCACGCCCGTTCAGATCAATGTCATCGGTACGGCCATGTTCGTCGTCGCCGTACTGTTCGTCCTGGCCTCCATGGCCATCGGCAGCCGCCGAAAGCGCCAGAAGGCGTAA
- a CDS encoding ABC transporter permease, translated as MSTLTEAPPPLAPAPEKKPPRRRGRLTPYWLLLPGILWLLIFFALPMVYQASTSVQTGSLEEGYEVTWHFATYWNALTEYWPQFLRSVLYAGSATILCLLLGYPLAYLIAFRAGRWRNLIMILVIAPFFTSFLIRTLAWKTILADGSPLVGALNTLHILDVTSWLGITAGDRVLATPLAVVCGLTYNFLPFMILPLYTSLERINPSLHEAAGDLYARPWTTFRKVTFPLSMPGVVSGTLLTFIPAAGDYVNADLLGSTDTRMIGNVIQSQFLRILDYPTAAALSFILMFAILIMVTLYIRKSGTEDLV; from the coding sequence ATGTCGACGCTCACCGAGGCGCCACCGCCCCTCGCGCCCGCACCGGAGAAGAAGCCACCGCGCCGGCGCGGCCGCCTGACGCCGTACTGGCTGCTGCTGCCCGGCATTCTCTGGCTGCTGATCTTCTTCGCGCTGCCGATGGTCTACCAGGCCTCCACGTCCGTGCAGACGGGCTCCCTGGAGGAGGGCTACGAGGTCACCTGGCACTTCGCCACGTACTGGAACGCCCTGACCGAGTACTGGCCGCAGTTCCTGCGCTCGGTGCTGTACGCCGGTTCCGCGACGATCCTGTGTCTGCTGCTGGGCTATCCGCTGGCGTATCTGATCGCGTTCCGCGCGGGCCGCTGGCGGAACCTGATCATGATCCTGGTGATCGCGCCGTTCTTCACCAGCTTCCTGATCCGCACCCTCGCCTGGAAGACGATCCTCGCGGACGGCAGCCCGCTCGTCGGCGCCCTCAACACCCTGCACATCCTGGACGTCACCAGCTGGCTCGGCATCACCGCCGGGGACCGGGTGCTGGCCACCCCGCTCGCGGTCGTGTGCGGTCTGACGTACAACTTCCTGCCGTTCATGATCCTGCCGCTGTACACCTCGCTGGAGCGCATCAACCCGAGCCTGCACGAGGCGGCGGGCGACCTGTACGCCAGGCCCTGGACGACCTTCCGCAAGGTCACCTTCCCGCTGTCGATGCCCGGTGTCGTCTCCGGCACGCTGCTGACCTTCATCCCGGCCGCCGGTGACTACGTGAACGCCGACCTGCTCGGCTCCACCGACACCCGCATGATCGGCAACGTCATCCAGTCGCAGTTCCTGCGGATTCTGGACTATCCGACGGCCGCCGCCCTTTCCTTCATCCTGATGTTCGCGATCCTCATCATGGTGACGCTCTACATCCGCAAGTCCGGCACGGAGGATCTGGTTTAA
- a CDS encoding ABC transporter ATP-binding protein — translation MTTKDSSGDVRLSGISKTYGSFTAVHPLDLTVPQGSFFALLGASGCGKTTTLRMIAGLEEPTSGTVSLGDQDVTALPPYKRPVNTVFQSYALFPHLDIFENVAFGLRRRGMKSVKKQVEEMLELVQLGEQARKKPHQLSGGQQQRVAVARALINHPKVLLLDEPLGALDLKLRRQMQLELKRIQTEVGITFVHVTHDQEEAMTMADTVAVMNAGRVEQLGAPADLYENPRTTFVANFLGTSNLIEAEVDTKAGDDIVLKAGGGKLTLPAGRCSASTATGGKVLVGVRPEKISLVHADDAGEIPEGRNRITGTIADASFIGVSTQYVIDSPVCPELAVYVQNVERDGRLAPGADVVLHWSPAHTFGLDATQDIDAGIEEEAA, via the coding sequence ATGACGACGAAGGACAGCAGCGGCGACGTCCGCCTCTCCGGAATCAGCAAGACCTACGGCTCCTTCACCGCCGTACATCCGCTGGACCTGACCGTCCCGCAGGGCTCCTTCTTCGCCCTGCTCGGCGCCTCGGGCTGCGGCAAGACCACCACCCTGCGCATGATCGCGGGACTCGAGGAGCCGACGAGCGGCACCGTCTCGCTCGGCGACCAGGACGTGACCGCGCTGCCGCCGTACAAGCGGCCGGTGAACACGGTCTTCCAGTCCTACGCGCTCTTCCCGCACCTCGACATCTTCGAGAACGTCGCCTTCGGGCTGCGCCGGCGCGGCATGAAGAGCGTGAAGAAGCAGGTCGAGGAGATGCTGGAGCTGGTCCAGCTCGGCGAGCAGGCCCGCAAGAAGCCGCACCAGCTCTCCGGCGGCCAGCAGCAGCGCGTCGCCGTCGCCCGCGCGCTGATCAACCACCCCAAGGTGCTGCTCCTCGACGAGCCGCTCGGCGCCCTCGACCTGAAGCTGCGCCGCCAGATGCAGCTGGAGCTCAAGCGCATCCAGACCGAGGTCGGCATCACCTTCGTGCACGTCACGCACGACCAGGAGGAGGCCATGACGATGGCCGACACGGTCGCCGTGATGAACGCGGGCCGGGTCGAGCAACTCGGCGCGCCCGCCGACCTGTACGAGAACCCGCGCACCACCTTCGTCGCCAACTTCCTCGGCACCTCCAACCTGATCGAGGCCGAGGTCGACACCAAGGCGGGCGACGACATCGTCCTCAAGGCGGGCGGCGGCAAGCTCACCCTTCCCGCCGGGCGCTGTTCCGCGTCCACGGCGACCGGCGGCAAGGTGCTGGTCGGTGTGCGCCCGGAGAAGATCTCCCTGGTCCACGCGGACGACGCCGGTGAGATCCCGGAGGGCCGCAACCGGATCACCGGCACGATCGCCGACGCCAGCTTCATCGGCGTCTCCACGCAGTACGTCATCGACAGCCCCGTCTGTCCCGAGCTCGCCGTCTACGTGCAGAACGTCGAGCGCGACGGCCGCCTCGCCCCCGGCGCCGACGTCGTCCTGCACTGGAGCCCGGCCCACACCTTCGGCCTGGACGCCACGCAGGACATCGACGCGGGCATCGAGGAAGAGGCCGCCTGA
- a CDS encoding ABC transporter substrate-binding protein: protein MEQYEPDRPSAAQVAAMRRSLRNGRASLTRRSLLRASAGGALAVGGLGALSACGIPPAAQTSGVSSEDHSAKEKTVNFSNWTEYMDVDDSGKRHPTLDEFKKRTGVTVKYTEDINDNVEFFGKIKPQLAAGQDTGRDLICVTDWLAARLIRFGWVQKLDASNLPTAYANLSQQFRSPDWDPGRAYSYPWTGISTVIAYNKKALDGVEVTSVSDLLDNPKLKGRVGFLSEMRDSVGMTLLDMGKDPAKFTDDDFDAAIARMQKAVDQGQIRRFTGNDYTSDLSKGDFAACIAWAGDVVQLKADSPDVDFVIPDSGYMTSTDNLLVPNKARHKTNAERLIDFYYEPGPAAQLAAYINYVCPVDGVKAELAKIDESAANNPLIIPDQEMAAKSHAFRSLSSKEETAYEEKFAKLTGA, encoded by the coding sequence ATGGAGCAGTACGAGCCCGACCGCCCGTCCGCGGCCCAAGTGGCCGCCATGCGGCGCAGCCTCCGCAACGGCAGGGCCTCCCTCACCCGCCGTTCGCTGCTGCGCGCCTCCGCCGGTGGCGCGCTCGCGGTCGGCGGCCTGGGGGCGCTGAGCGCCTGCGGCATTCCCCCGGCGGCGCAGACGTCCGGAGTGTCGTCCGAGGACCACTCGGCGAAGGAGAAGACCGTCAACTTCTCCAACTGGACCGAGTACATGGACGTCGACGACAGCGGCAAGCGTCATCCGACGCTCGACGAGTTCAAGAAGCGCACCGGCGTCACCGTCAAGTACACCGAGGACATCAACGACAACGTCGAGTTCTTCGGCAAGATCAAGCCGCAGCTCGCGGCCGGCCAGGACACCGGCCGCGACCTGATCTGCGTGACGGACTGGCTCGCCGCGCGCCTCATCCGCTTCGGCTGGGTCCAGAAACTGGACGCGTCCAACCTGCCCACCGCGTACGCGAACCTCTCCCAGCAGTTCCGCAGTCCCGACTGGGACCCGGGACGGGCGTACTCCTACCCCTGGACCGGCATCTCCACGGTCATCGCCTACAACAAGAAGGCGCTGGACGGCGTCGAGGTCACGTCCGTCTCCGACCTGCTCGACAACCCCAAGCTCAAGGGCCGCGTCGGCTTCCTGTCCGAGATGCGCGACAGCGTCGGCATGACGCTGCTGGACATGGGCAAGGACCCGGCCAAGTTCACCGACGACGACTTCGACGCGGCGATCGCCCGCATGCAGAAGGCCGTCGACCAGGGGCAGATCCGCCGCTTCACCGGCAACGACTACACCTCGGACCTGTCCAAGGGCGACTTCGCGGCCTGCATCGCCTGGGCCGGGGACGTCGTCCAGCTCAAGGCGGACAGCCCGGACGTCGACTTCGTCATCCCCGACAGCGGTTACATGACGTCGACGGACAACCTCCTGGTGCCCAACAAGGCCCGCCACAAGACCAACGCCGAGCGGCTCATCGACTTCTACTACGAGCCGGGTCCGGCCGCGCAGCTCGCCGCGTACATCAACTACGTGTGCCCCGTCGACGGGGTGAAGGCCGAGCTCGCCAAGATCGACGAGTCCGCGGCGAACAACCCGCTGATCATTCCCGACCAGGAAATGGCCGCCAAGTCTCACGCCTTCCGCTCGCTGAGCTCGAAGGAAGAGACGGCCTACGAAGAGAAGTTCGCGAAGCTCACAGGGGCGTGA
- a CDS encoding gamma-aminobutyraldehyde dehydrogenase yields the protein MHNPGKTTPERFPAQDRFADGAQYIAGRLTKGTSGRTHAVVDPATGEEVLTYDLAGPDDVDAAVAAAREAFPAWAGATPGERSDALHRFAAVLAERAEDFARAESLQCGKPLKLTREFDVPGTIDNTAFFAGAARHLQGQSAGEYSGDHTSYVRREPIGVVGSIAPWNYPLQMAAWKILPAIAAGNTIVLKPAELTPLTSLLFAQAATDAGIPDGVINIVTGTGKEAGEHLVGHPDVVMTSFTGSTAVGKRVAEIATATVKRLHLELGGKAPFLVFDDAELDAAVNGAVAGALINTGQDCTAATRAYVQRPLYEAFVERTAALMDGVRLGDPFAAGTDLGPLISHVQRDRVAGFVDRARAYARVVTGGEAPQGELKDGAYYRPTLVADAPQDSEIVQSEIFGPVLVVLPFDTDDEGIRLANDTPYGLAASAWSRDVYRANRATREIKAGCVWVNDHIPIISEMPHGGYKQSGFGKDMSVYSFDEYTQLKHVMFDNTAVARKDWHRTIFGDR from the coding sequence ATGCACAACCCGGGAAAGACCACCCCGGAACGATTTCCCGCCCAGGACCGTTTCGCGGACGGCGCCCAGTACATCGCGGGCCGCCTCACCAAGGGCACCTCGGGCCGGACCCACGCGGTCGTCGACCCGGCCACCGGCGAGGAGGTCCTCACCTACGACCTGGCCGGCCCGGACGACGTGGACGCGGCCGTCGCCGCCGCCCGCGAGGCCTTCCCTGCGTGGGCCGGCGCCACCCCCGGTGAGCGTTCCGACGCGCTGCACCGCTTCGCCGCCGTGCTCGCCGAGCGCGCGGAGGACTTCGCCCGCGCCGAGTCCCTGCAGTGCGGCAAGCCGCTGAAGCTGACCCGCGAGTTCGACGTGCCCGGCACGATCGACAACACCGCGTTCTTCGCGGGCGCCGCCCGGCACCTCCAGGGCCAGTCCGCGGGCGAGTACTCCGGCGACCACACCTCGTACGTACGGCGCGAACCCATCGGCGTCGTCGGCTCCATCGCGCCCTGGAACTACCCCCTCCAGATGGCCGCGTGGAAGATCCTCCCGGCGATCGCCGCGGGCAACACGATCGTGCTGAAGCCCGCCGAACTGACCCCGCTGACCTCGCTGCTGTTCGCGCAGGCCGCCACCGACGCCGGGATCCCGGACGGCGTGATCAACATCGTCACCGGCACCGGCAAGGAGGCCGGCGAGCACCTCGTGGGCCACCCGGACGTGGTCATGACGTCCTTCACCGGCTCCACCGCCGTCGGCAAGCGCGTCGCCGAGATCGCCACAGCCACCGTCAAGCGGCTCCACCTGGAGCTGGGCGGCAAGGCGCCCTTCCTGGTGTTCGACGACGCCGAGCTGGACGCCGCCGTCAACGGCGCGGTCGCGGGCGCACTCATCAACACCGGCCAGGACTGCACGGCCGCCACGCGCGCGTACGTGCAGCGGCCGCTCTACGAGGCCTTCGTGGAGCGGACCGCCGCCCTCATGGACGGCGTCCGCCTCGGCGACCCGTTCGCGGCGGGCACCGATCTCGGGCCGCTGATCTCGCACGTCCAGCGGGACCGCGTCGCCGGTTTCGTCGACCGGGCCCGTGCCTACGCGCGCGTGGTCACCGGTGGGGAGGCCCCCCAGGGCGAGCTCAAGGACGGCGCCTACTACCGGCCCACGCTCGTCGCGGACGCGCCGCAGGACAGCGAGATCGTCCAGTCCGAGATCTTCGGACCGGTCCTCGTCGTGCTGCCCTTCGACACCGACGACGAAGGCATCCGGCTCGCCAACGACACCCCGTACGGCCTCGCGGCCTCCGCCTGGAGCCGTGACGTCTACCGTGCGAACCGCGCCACCCGCGAGATCAAGGCGGGCTGCGTGTGGGTGAACGACCACATCCCGATCATCAGCGAGATGCCGCACGGCGGATACAAGCAGTCCGGCTTCGGCAAGGACATGTCCGTCTACTCGTTCGACGAGTACACGCAGCTCAAGCACGTTATGTTCGATAATACGGCGGTCGCTCGGAAGGACTGGCACCGCACGATCTTCGGGGACCGATAA
- a CDS encoding NADAR family protein, whose translation MERIRGVIDSRDALVREVRAGARIKYLHFWGHRPRPDGRIGASCLSQWWPSPFTVDGVEYATAEHWMMAGKARLFDDAEAERRALAAEHPAQAKKAGRLVRGFDQAVWERERFGIVAEGSFHKFAAHADLREFLLDTEERVLVEASPVDPVWGIGLAADDEAAGDPERWRGLNLLGFALMGARERLRAG comes from the coding sequence ATGGAGAGGATCAGGGGAGTGATCGACTCCCGGGATGCGCTGGTCAGGGAGGTTCGGGCGGGTGCCCGAATCAAGTATCTGCACTTCTGGGGGCACCGGCCACGACCGGACGGGCGGATCGGCGCGAGCTGTCTGAGTCAGTGGTGGCCGTCGCCGTTCACGGTGGACGGGGTGGAATACGCGACGGCGGAGCACTGGATGATGGCCGGCAAGGCACGTCTCTTCGACGACGCGGAGGCGGAGCGGCGTGCGCTGGCGGCCGAGCATCCCGCCCAGGCGAAGAAGGCGGGGCGGTTGGTGCGGGGATTCGACCAGGCCGTGTGGGAGCGCGAGCGGTTCGGGATCGTGGCCGAGGGGAGCTTCCACAAGTTCGCCGCGCATGCCGATCTGCGGGAGTTTTTGCTGGACACCGAGGAGCGGGTGCTGGTGGAGGCGAGCCCGGTGGACCCGGTGTGGGGGATCGGGCTGGCGGCGGACGACGAGGCCGCGGGGGATCCGGAGCGGTGGCGGGGGCTGAATCTGCTGGGGTTCGCGTTGATGGGGGCGCGGGAGAGGTTGCGGGCGGGGTAA
- a CDS encoding DUF4190 domain-containing protein, giving the protein MTDDAQPPAAPEQNAAPGADADGSGAAPGSGGAAAGGAWAPPQWPAQATPEVSQAPLDAGAIPEVGQDGADAPRIPLDKRSDADPRSADPDPWAPPAHRTPVGPGDTIAASGGPATPAPPSVHDQQTVTSLPAADPSPPWAAPTAPPGPSTPSTGTPAAFPPPNPATGTPASFPPPNPTTGTPFAPPTPVAPGPQDVPPPNPATGTPASFPPPNPTTGTPFAPPTPVAPGPQDLPPPNPTTGNPFAPPAPAAPGPHDVPPPPIAPDGPGQVPYGYPAAGYGYPAPQPTYGGQYTHGAPGYYGWPGGGQAEPSNGLGTAGMVVGIIAVAGFCLWPLAILLGILGVIFGGIGRAKANRGEATNPGQALAGIICGVVGLVLGAGFGVLVLMTP; this is encoded by the coding sequence ATGACCGACGACGCGCAGCCGCCGGCCGCGCCGGAGCAGAACGCCGCACCTGGTGCCGACGCCGACGGGTCGGGTGCCGCACCTGGGTCCGGTGGTGCGGCGGCCGGTGGCGCCTGGGCGCCGCCGCAGTGGCCGGCGCAGGCCACTCCCGAGGTCTCGCAGGCCCCGCTGGACGCCGGCGCGATCCCCGAGGTCGGTCAGGACGGCGCCGACGCGCCTCGGATCCCGCTGGACAAGCGGTCGGACGCCGATCCCCGCAGCGCCGACCCCGACCCCTGGGCGCCCCCTGCCCACCGCACCCCCGTGGGACCCGGCGACACCATCGCGGCATCCGGCGGCCCGGCCACTCCGGCACCCCCCTCCGTGCACGACCAGCAGACGGTGACGTCCCTGCCCGCCGCGGACCCCTCTCCGCCGTGGGCCGCCCCGACCGCGCCGCCCGGCCCCAGCACGCCCTCGACCGGCACCCCGGCGGCCTTCCCACCGCCGAACCCCGCCACCGGCACCCCCGCGTCCTTCCCGCCCCCGAACCCCACCACCGGCACCCCCTTCGCCCCGCCGACTCCGGTGGCACCGGGCCCCCAGGACGTGCCGCCGCCGAACCCCGCCACCGGCACCCCCGCGTCCTTCCCGCCCCCGAACCCCACCACCGGCACCCCCTTCGCCCCGCCGACTCCGGTGGCACCGGGCCCCCAGGACCTGCCGCCGCCGAACCCCACCACCGGCAACCCCTTCGCCCCGCCCGCCCCCGCTGCCCCGGGCCCCCACGACGTCCCGCCCCCGCCCATCGCCCCCGACGGCCCCGGTCAGGTCCCGTACGGCTACCCGGCGGCCGGCTACGGATACCCGGCGCCCCAGCCGACGTACGGCGGCCAGTACACGCACGGCGCCCCGGGCTACTACGGCTGGCCGGGCGGCGGTCAGGCCGAACCCAGCAACGGCCTGGGCACCGCCGGCATGGTGGTCGGCATCATCGCGGTCGCCGGCTTCTGTCTCTGGCCGTTGGCGATCCTCCTGGGCATCCTCGGCGTGATCTTCGGCGGTATCGGCCGGGCCAAGGCGAACCGGGGCGAGGCCACCAACCCGGGTCAGGCCCTGGCCGGCATCATCTGCGGCGTCGTGGGGCTGGTGCTGGGCGCCGGGTTCGGCGTGCTGGTGCTCATGACGCCGTAG